Genomic window (Trichomycterus rosablanca isolate fTriRos1 chromosome 16, fTriRos1.hap1, whole genome shotgun sequence):
gtgttttatataaacacagcAGGCTTTTCAAATTTCTTGGTGGCCATATTCAGCGAATCTGCGGCTCTGTTTTTTCAGATAAGTTTAAAAGCAAAATGGCAGCCTCTGGCGGTAAACAGTGAGtaccataaaataaattacactaaaATTAAACATTTCGAATGTCTTAACAGaataactgtaaatgtaatgtggaAAATAATGTTTGTCACTAAAtagcttttttaaatataaccaaAACAGAAGTGTGGTTCGTTGTTGCAATTGTCTGTTAGCTGCCATTTGTTAGCTTAGGCTACGCTCATGCCCTGGCATTAATCTGTTAAATGCTAAAGCGATACTTATAATGGGAGCTCGGAAAGTCTGACTTATGACTAGGGAATACAAAAAAATCGTCTCCTGTAAATTTCtactacagtaaaataaataaagtcagaACTCTCCACCCTGAGTTGGGTGAACACAGCTGCTTGTTTTTGACTCGGTCAGCTTTAGTGGATGTTTCCCTGTTTACCTTATGTGAACATTGAGTAAAGGAATCATGAGTTCCTACTTCCAATCTCAGAGAGAGGTCGAATGTAGCGATAAtctaaaagaagaaagaaaagaacaattaattgaactgtttgttttttagtttaATTGTAGAGGCTGCCTGAAACTGACACTGGCAACACAATGTACAGATGTAGAGCAAGCTAATTACAAacgatttaaatataaaaatatttaaagtataattaattaaataccattatttatttagttggtTTGTGAGTTTGTATTGCACACATTTACTCCTAAGTTATACATAATTCTTGTGTTGCTAAAATTAAATAGTTATTTCTTATATCACATCATGATTTTGAATGAtaattttatgctgtttttgttGATGTGCTAGCCGCACTGGTAAAATGACAAGGAATTTACATAACAACCATATTGACTCATTagaccataataataatattaaatataaagaaaaaagcaaTGGTTACATTGATATCACATTAAATTATTCATCTTTGTATAGATTAAAGTTATATAAATCGAAATTATATGGCAGAATTGATAATCAATCAATTGATAATCAATATGTTTCATTCTATTCTCGATTTTAGGTATGGACTTATTTTACCCCAAAAGAGCAGTGCAAAATCTGCCACTCTCCCACGACCTTCCATATTTGGAGATGACTCGGATGATGAGGTAACAAGTCTAACCccattttcctttcttttccttATATCTCTTCGTTCTCTTATATCATTCCAATTTTCTGtatgactgatttatttaaactttCTCATTTACAGATGTCAGTTGGTAAAAGTTTGCAAAAGGAGGCAATCAAGAAAAAGATGATGAAGCAGGTAGGGGTATACAAGCAAATAAAACACAGTACTGTATACTATTTGGATATAAtgtgtattaattcatttttgtcTATTCTAGACCCGCCTGGAAATGCAGAAGGCATTGGAAGAGGACAGCAGTGTTTATGAGTATGACAGTGTGTATGATGACATCCAAAAACAAAGACTTGAGACTAATAAAAAACTGCTGGGAGGTAAAGATAGGAAGGTATGTTTGAGTTTTGAGTGTAATGAAACtgctattttttaaatgtttaatatgtttattataaGTTTATTAtgtatctttatttttttaaaatattttctacATTCAGCCCAAGTACATAAACCAGCTGCTGCGAGCTGtagaagagagaaagaaagaacaagagCGTAGAGATGACCGAAAGATCCAGAAAGAAAGAGAGGCTGAGGGCGAGAAGTTTGCTGATAAAGAAGCATATGTAACCTCAGCCTACCGACAGAAGCTTAAGGAGAGAGAGGAGGAATTGGAGAAAGAAAGAAGAGCAGAAGCAATAGAGGGTATGATTTTATTACCCCACAAACTGAACTGTTCAGTAGctctttgtagtgtattaatAAATGTGTGGCAACACCATTGCACTGTTTAGTCTTTGCATAATCTATATTAATCTGTCACCTGAAATAGTTGCTCTAATAGTATAAGGACAACAGCAGTGAATTTATTTTGAAAGTAAGAGAAGTCCAACACAAACACGACTGTAACGAACTTTATCACTGTACACAAGGTTAGAAACATGAATCCACACTATCACACTCTGGCGGGGGGTGCAGCAATCTAGTATGCTAACCCACTGCCACCAAGACTCCAAGTTGGAGTCTTAATGGGCCCACTGGCCTGGCTGGGCTCTCAACAGACACAATAGCTTGTCTAAAGGAAAAAAGGACAAATGGGAAATAGCATCCTTGTTCCTGCAACAGTGATTTTTACTCTCTGGTTAAGCCATCAGCATGAGCAGCAGAGGAATACAATTTTCTCCGTATGTGGTGAGATTTTGCCACTCGTGATTAGTGGTTTAATTAACAGCATCattgttaataatattatatgtgCCTAAGATACAATAGCAATGATTGGTATTCAAAAGTAGCCCTTTAGGAGAACCACAAACCTGGCAAGATTGGTGTCCTTCACATTAGGGTTTGATTGTATCTCTGAGACACTTGACCTTGTTGATACCTGTCAGAAGTGCCACTAACAGTAGTTGTAATGATTGTCAAGATAGTAGTaataaaatactattaaaaCTGTGGGTTTAATCATTGACTGTTAGAGAGTAGCGTGGATCTCTGTACGAGCTAAGGCATTCTGTAAGAATCTGCTGCTGGTTGCTTGAAAGATATGGTGGCTTCACACGTCAAAGTAGTTGTGTGCTGGCTTGTGGCCCCGTTTGGTTAGCATGGGTGTTGGGCAATCAGCAGAAGGTATCGTTTTAGTAGAAATACAATGCAGGTTTGTGGTCAGTCACTGTGGCAAACTTTATAATCATAAAACAAAAGCTTTTACGTTCTTTGCAGGGCTAGCCAACATTTAGGCCAAATAACCCTGTCcttgtaaaaaattaaaaactgattCAAATGATACAAAGAGATGCATGAAGAAGAAACAGACTGACCCATGACTTAAAAAATCTGCATTTTCCAGCTGCTCTGGATGTGAAGAAGCAGAAGGACCTAAGTGGATTTTACAGACATTTTTTGAATCAGACTGTGGGAGAGGAAGCTGTTCCTGATCATAGTGCTGACAGGTGAGTTTGCAGTCTTTAACCATTTAGTGCCATGTGCTTTATGACACAtgtagtgtaatttaatgaaattactatattattttgtttgtgtcgaatatttttataaatgtacacacaaacatgtaCTGTAACATTTTTGCACCTAATAAGGCCCCCATGACAAAACTGgtcaatttatatttaaatgtaagacTAAAGGCACTCTTTACTTGCACTCCTTATTATGTTTATCACTGTGGTCTTTTACCAGTTGCTAACCAATGGTGGCATAAAAATAATGTTGCATTACACTGTGaatgtttattataataatcaaAATTCTAGCAATTTTAATCAACACATTTGGAGGCAGGCACTTTCTGCCCATAAATAATTCTGAGCTCAAACATGCACAATGATTGTTACAGGTCATGAATGCTGTCTTCTCTGTTGTACTGTCTATAGACTGAACACGTCATCCTTAACTAATTGTGATATTAACAAACTTAAATGTGTTACAGGCAAGagaaatctgaggaaaaaactCCTGTTGAGAATTCCCCACCACAAGTTAATAACAGTGACGCAGAATTCCACAGTGATGAGGATCAAAAGACTTTAAAAACAGAGTTCAGCAAGAGCAGTAATAACAGTAGCCATTCTAAACGACAATACCGCCAGCGTTCTCCTTCCTCAGGCAGCGGAGATGAGCGGGAAAAGAACAGGAAACAGGAGAAAGAAAAGAGGAGCCacaaagaaggagacaggaggaGAGACAGAGAAGATAAGCACAGCCAACACAAAGAAAACAGAGACCACACAAGAGAAAGGGACCGACAACAGGACAGAGAGGGAGATCAAGAGAGACGGCGAGAAGGAAAGGATAAAGAAAGAGATCGAGATAAGGACAGACATGAGAGAAGAAACCGAGACAGCAGCCCAAGAGACAGAGAGCAGGATAGACATAAGGAAAGAGTTCCCCACAAATcagatgaaaaagaaaaaagaagggaATCAGACATGGAGGATAAGACCCAGGATGATAAAGAAAAAGCAAAGGAAATGGGGACACAGGAGGCTGAGATTAATGCAGTTAGCAAATTTGCAAAACGTAGTAATGAACAGACTGCGAGTTCAGCCAGAGATCGGTACCTGGCTCGACAAATGGCTCGCTCTGCTGCTAAGTCTTATATTGAAAAAGAGGATGAATAACAGCTCTATGCTATTAGACAGTAACAAGTTAAAAATGCTgaacattcacacacaaaatgtaaaaagtcaTTTAAGACCTGTTTAGTTGGGATACTATGACTGATGaaagtttaaagtaaagccTCCCCCCTTCCCTAAGTTTTCTGCATATGAGAGTAACACGGATATTGAAATCTACTTATTATTTACTGATTGAGCTTAGTCAGGGTCTCAATGAGTTTGGTGCGACCAGAAATTGTCTGGAAGGAAACTTCTAATGGTGTACAGCAGCTTGGTGTAAGCAATGTTGACAAATGTAACTTctggtaaaacaataaaatgcaaaatattaAACTATGTTTCAGATGTTGCAATCTGTTGGCTAAAAGGCCTTCTGTATGTTAATGTTACATACAATTTCATAACGGTATAGATAGTGCTCATTTGTACCAAGTATCAACATGGCCTCAATCGTTTTTCCTTTGAAGCCATTCTACTGTACATTTGGTGCCCATGCATAGCCACTAATAAGTGCAGGTATTTTAGCCAAATATTTCTATACAGAACAAAGCTGTGAAGTGATCTGTGTGGTCTATGGTTAGGCACATACTACTATTCATTAACCACACCAACCTTATACAGGCACCATTCCTTTTTAGACAGACACCCAATTTAGTtctacacatgtatatgtatgccctatgttttatatataattaaaattatatataaaaatataaaattaaaatgtaaagtgGTGGGAATGCACTTAGTTGGTCACTCATTGCAACCACatgttaattttattacatccaaGAAATTAGCTACCCATTACACTGGTATGCCTATATGTAAAACACTGACAAATGGGAGGATTTATTCCTAAAGATTCATTTAGTGAGCTTTAACAAAGAATAGACAAAAGGCAGACAGTGATTTTAATCAGTAcaagcttttattattttttttataaataattttcttCATAAATGACTGCATCATAGATCAGGTGTCTTATCTTGCTTGTTACCTGGtggggagaaaaagaaaaacaactgaATTGATGAGGAAAGTGGACACCAGTAAATAAACACTCACCAGAACCAAAGTGGATCTTGCAAATCTACATGTGCTTGATATACTTTGTCTATTAACCAACTCCAtacaattaaagcaaaagtTCAAGCATTTTGCAATTGTGAGGTGTTCAGAAAACCGAAGATCACCACTGAACAATCTGCCGGTAATTCCAGCTCATTTTCAGTTTGGGTTTCATCATAACACCAGATAAATTCTGAATAAAAAGCTCACCTGCCCCAAGTGAATTTAGCCTTGAGGTTAAGTGGCTG
Coding sequences:
- the nsrp1 gene encoding nuclear speckle splicing regulatory protein 1 — translated: MAASGGKQYGLILPQKSSAKSATLPRPSIFGDDSDDEMSVGKSLQKEAIKKKMMKQTRLEMQKALEEDSSVYEYDSVYDDIQKQRLETNKKLLGGKDRKPKYINQLLRAVEERKKEQERRDDRKIQKEREAEGEKFADKEAYVTSAYRQKLKEREEELEKERRAEAIEAALDVKKQKDLSGFYRHFLNQTVGEEAVPDHSADRQEKSEEKTPVENSPPQVNNSDAEFHSDEDQKTLKTEFSKSSNNSSHSKRQYRQRSPSSGSGDEREKNRKQEKEKRSHKEGDRRRDREDKHSQHKENRDHTRERDRQQDREGDQERRREGKDKERDRDKDRHERRNRDSSPRDREQDRHKERVPHKSDEKEKRRESDMEDKTQDDKEKAKEMGTQEAEINAVSKFAKRSNEQTASSARDRYLARQMARSAAKSYIEKEDE